In bacterium, the genomic stretch ATCCCGGTCGAGGTCGAAGCGCGCATCAGCTCCCAGCTGCCGCGCATCGATATCGTGGGGCTGCCGGAGGCGGCCGTGCGGGAGAGCGCCGCCCGGGTACGTGCAGCGGTGCAGGCGATCGGCCTCCCCTTCCCGGATCGCCGGATCACCATCAACCTGGCTCCGGCCGCACTGCGAAAACAGGGCGCCGGGCTCGACCTGGCGGTTGCCGTCGGCATCCTGGCCGCGGGCGGAACGCTTCCGCCGACGTCTCTCGAAGGCGTCGGCCTGGTCGGCGAACTCGCTCTCGATGGTCGCTTGCGACCCGTCCGCGGTGCGCTTTCCCAGGCGGCCTGCCTTCGGGCTGCGGGTTGCTCCCGCGTCATCCTGCCGGCGAGCCACGCCGGCGAAGCCGGGCTGCTGGTAGAACCGCCGGAGTTGGCCCGCCATCTCGGTGAGGTGATCGAGAAACTCGCCACCGGCGCAGCCCTCGAGCTGGCCATACCACGAGAGCCTGTCACTCCGAATCCACCCGTTGCCTCAGACCTGGGCGTGGTTCGTGGCCAACGAGAGGCCAAACGCGCCTTGTTGATTGCTGCTGCCGGCGGCCACGGCCTTCTTCTACGCGGTGCGCCGGGCGCGGGCAAGACGCTTCTGGCGCGGTGCCTCCCCGGCCTCTTGCCGCCGCTCTCCGGCGAGGAGCGCTTCGAGGTGGCACGGATTCACGACGCGGCCGGCCTCGCCAGCGATGCCCAGCCCGTTCACCAGCGACCCTTCCGCGCGCCTCATCATTCTGCGACGCGCGCAGGATTGTTAGGTGGCGGTCCAAACCTCAGCCCCGGCGAAGTCACCCTCGCTCACCGCGGAGTGCTCTTCCTCGACGAGCTCCCCGAGTTCGATCGCAGCGCCCTCGAGAGCTTGCGGCAAATCCTCGAGGAAGGGCGCGTCGTGCACGCGCGGGCGGTTGGGCGAATCACGCTCGACGCCTGCTTTCAGCTGATCGCCGCCGCCAATCCTTGAAGTTGCGTTGCCTTGTTGCCGCGGTTTCCTGAAGGATCTTCAGGACTTCGCAGCTTGGTTGGTGGGGGTGGCTGGAAGTAGAGGTGGATCTCGATGTCCCCGTCTCCGACCACAATCTTCTCTGTGATGGCTTCGACGATCTCTCGCTTTTCCCCAGGGGCAAGAGTGTCCCACCTGCCATAAAGGTCACGGGCTTCTG encodes the following:
- a CDS encoding ATP-binding protein is translated as MAGHARVLGATLLGIEGIPVEVEARISSQLPRIDIVGLPEAAVRESAARVRAAVQAIGLPFPDRRITINLAPAALRKQGAGLDLAVAVGILAAGGTLPPTSLEGVGLVGELALDGRLRPVRGALSQAACLRAAGCSRVILPASHAGEAGLLVEPPELARHLGEVIEKLATGAALELAIPREPVTPNPPVASDLGVVRGQREAKRALLIAAAGGHGLLLRGAPGAGKTLLARCLPGLLPPLSGEERFEVARIHDAAGLASDAQPVHQRPFRAPHHSATRAGLLGGGPNLSPGEVTLAHRGVLFLDELPEFDRSALESLRQILEEGRVVHARAVGRITLDACFQLIAAANP